Sequence from the Castanea sativa cultivar Marrone di Chiusa Pesio chromosome 12, ASM4071231v1 genome:
GAACAGAGAAGTACAACATGACTAAAGCTAATATTTTCACTAACTACATTAGACATTGGTAAATCTCTTTTCAGAGCCAGCTTTCCAGCAAACCCCCATCATTGGGAAAAACTAAAACCTTTTCTTAACAACAATGAACAAAAGGAATCCCATATCTATTTCTCACATATTCTTTCAGTTAATGATACTTGTTTGGAAACATTAATGTCTTATATGAATGTTTTTGTTAGGCAATTCCTTAGCTGTTGATAATCTTAGTATTTAGTCCTAAAGTCATATAATTGAGCTTTGAAAATTCTCTGatgttttttcaaatttttcctGTAGCACATTTGCAGAGGTTTCTTGAAACAAATATCCCAAATCATctcttgtatatattttttgaaaatcttaaaaaaaaaaacagctccCAATTAGGTCACAATCAACGCATAGTAGTAGCAATATCAAGATTATATTCCCAATTTGTACATGCACTAGCTGACAAAATCATTACATCAAACCAAAATAAAGCAAGAGTTAATAGGGTAGGCAATATATTACCTGTGGTGCAACCAACCTACGAGGAAGAAGTTCTTCATGTCGCCTTGCACAAAATTCCCAAGACAATATCTGCAAAAGCAAAACAGTGTGAGCAGGTAATTTGCAACTACAGACTATAGAGACTGCCAAACAACTAAACATGAGATTAACATCTTCACTAACCTTCAGGTCTTGGCTGAAAATGATACGAAGCTGACCCTCACGAACAACACGAAGTTGCTCGTAGACACTCTCTTGGACTGCTTTGCCATATTCTAACATCATTACTCCAGAAGGAAATCTACATTCCCGTGGCAAGTCCAAAAACAGAAGTTCATCAATGACTCCACTGCCAAATTTGATCTCATTAAGTCGAGGAAGTACTTCAAAAGTTGCCTCTGCAAAAAGAGAGTTATTGCTTAGATCTGATCAGAAATCCTCAAAGGATAATACACTATTGAGCAAACATTTCAAGCAACTTTACCCTTAAAGGTGAAGTTATATTGAAGCCCTAGGCATCTGTGTGAGACTAATAAGATCAGTTGAATTAATTACTGGATAGAATTTCAAACATGGAATCCACTTACGTACCTTCTTAGTTACTGAAGGTTATCTTTATGTTATTTTTACATTAGAAAACTCTGTTATTGTCTCCATtgagtttatttaattttataaggattttttttctcattttttaaaacaagcTCTAATATGCAAAATTAGGCTACACCTAAGCAGCATAAAGGTTGTTCCTAGTGCACAAAGCTCCCACTTTTGTAGAGTAGAGAAATCATGATAGGCAGccttacccccccccccccccgccccccattttttttttttttttttggagaagttgATTCCCAAACTCAAACTTACGATCTATTGCTTTTGGTGGAAGGCACTTCACCATCACACCAAGGCCCAACCACTAAGCAGCATATGAACATGAATTTTAGAAGAACAATAAGGGGccaagtgaaaaagaaaatgagaaagaggATAAACCAGACGCTAAGTATATAACCACATGTGGAAGGGAAAATATTGTTCAAGGCCTTCTTCGTTACAAACATAATTCCAACATATCACAAGTTATACAGATTAGCAGTGTGCGCTCACTATGCAAATTTTCTTTGTGATATCTAATGCTTCATTGTCCCGTTTGTGATAATATGACCGTGCTACTCATCATTTTTTATGGACAATTTGTTAGTTAATAGATGCATAATCCTTGCTCTTTGACAAGTGCTCTTTATCATGATTTCTCCTAGgaaataattcctaaaattgTACAACGTATCATAAACTTCCCCTTTATATTTGAACTTTCTTTATACTTCCAACCAAGGCTTCTTTGATCTTTCATATTGCAAATCTAAATCAATTTAAGAGCATTCAATTGTCCTCTACCATGCAAACTCCTTGCAAGATAATCCTAAAACTGTAATAATGTATCTTGAATTTTTCTAAGCTTCCATTTTACATGTGTAATTTCCTTGGACTTCCACAAACTTTTGCAATATAATACTGAGGCTTATTTGAACTTTCATTAAGATAAACAAATTCCAACTCCAATTTTCATTAAGAACATTTCAAGCCCTCTGTATAATACCTACCAAAATTAACTCCAGAAAAGGATTACCcaactatataaaaaataaaaacaattcagAAAAAATCAACATAGCATAATCACAATATTCAGAAAGCCTTCCAATATAAGTATTTTACGCCGTAATCCTAATGTTCTTACCAAATCCCCTTCCAGATTTGGAACCACAAATATCACACTGCCATGCATCCTGGaaaggcaaaaaaaattataagtgacAATCATGATCATGTAATTCAAGAATTGAAGAGAATACAACCACTAAAGATGTTAGATAGTACATGAAATTACTGAAGATAATGAATCTGTAATTTCTATACGTGATTCGAGGTCATTGATGATTATATAAGAATTAAGTCATGCAATGAATGGAAGGACAATAGTTAGTATCCATTATAGGATAAACTTTACATTAGGCCAGTTTAAATTCTATGGTataagcttttttatttattttttaaaatagaatgaAAAGATCACcaggacaaaaaaaattaccatagCTGCCTGGGGGAAAACACCAAGTGCATGATGCCCAACATTATCATACAACGACAAGCACCATCTTTTCTTTGCACGAGGAGAGTAATACTCTGCTACAAACTTCCTCCAGTACACAATAGTATTGTCCTGTGAAAAGagcaaaaatattaaatgaaaaaaggTGACAACAAAAACTCATTTGAACTTCATTAGTACATACACTAACAAAAGAAGTCaacatgtttttaaaaaactcagtcatgaaaaaatagaaattccTTGTAAGAGATGAATATTGCAGAAGATACGCAGCAGGAAAAATGTTTTACACCATAAATCACAGATATGGATACTTTTtgaatatgatatgatatggACCCAGCAatacataaactcttgaaaagtTAGTATTATGGATGGCTCACTAGATTGATTCTAGATGAAGTCTCTTTGGGTATGCTTTTTGCAGATTATATAATTTGAGTGAATGAAAGCATgaatgtaaaattcaaaattgtagaGCTGACTTAGAATCTAAAGGCTTTCAAATTTGGACTAAAATTGAGTACATAGAATGTAAGTTCAATAAAAgtacaaacaaacatgaatgaGTTGTAAGACTAAATGATCAAGAGATACAAAAGAGTGAAAGCTTTCGACATCTTGAATCAATAATTCATAAGGATGGTGCGAGATTGAAGATGATGTGAATTATAGGATAAAAGCCAGGTAGATTAAGTGGAGAACGCATTAAGAGTATTGTGTGATTCTAAAATACATATAaagttaaaagggggaaacttTTAAGACTGCTATAATACTAACCATGCTCTATGGTGCTAAGAGTTGGGCTATTAAGAAGAAACATGTAAATTAAACAAGTGTAGTTAAAATTAGAATGCTAAGTTGGAAAAGTGGAAATGCAAGAAAAGATtggattcaaaataaagaaatttgcTTAAAGATAGGGATGGCCCCCTATTGACGAAAAAGATGAGAGGAGAGTGATTAATGCACCAATGACGAAAAGTGAATTCATTTGAGTTAAGTGAACAAAATAAGTAGAGGAAGACCTAAAGTCACATAATtactagtagtagtagtaaaaaATGACGTGTCAATTAAGGAGGTGATGGAGCATATGATTTTGGATAGgataaaatgaatgaaaagaatacatgtggctgAACTTGATTAGTCTATCAAGGACCCATGCCCACCTCAAAGGTATGGGACGAAGACTTGGTTATTATTGTTTGTATGGcagagatataaaataattaatatataacaaaaacttttaaacATATATTATGCTAGATGCTAGTTTAACCAATAAATAACAagccaaaaaatttattaatatataataaataacaaacaTCAAGAGGCATAGAATGTTTTTGATAAGTGAAAGgtataaaatatgtataaatgATGAAATAAATTTAGAAGTTATAATAACAAGAAGAACACATGACCTATATTTGATAATCATAGAATATTGGAATCTTTAAGGTTTCTAACTTTCTATAACACAAGATCTTGCGTTTTACATTTAAGCCCATGCCTTGTCAACAAAGTCCTACCATACATATGCAAACAATCAACTGCCTTATAGATGCATATATGAAACACATACCATCATATCGGAAACATTCTAAATACAATTCCAGCAACTAAGTTGAAGTATCCTTGCTTCCTAGGTTTACCAGATAAAGTACAGAAAAACAACTACTCACATGTGGCCGTTGCCTCTGATGATATAGGTATTGCATCAACCGTCGAGCACATACACCACTCTCGGGACGCTTCATGGTTGAGACTGGCGTCATTGCCTGCTGTTGCAGTTGCTGCCTCAGCTGCATCTGctgctgttgctgttgttgttgctgttgctgttgctgttgctgttgttgctgctgctgctgctgctgctgctgcaggTGGGCTCGCTGCAACTGTGGCATAGACTGCAAAATCTGTTGCTGTTGACGTAGTCTCTGCTGCTGCTGAAGCAACACTTGTATCTGAGGGTTACGACCTTGGAATTGCATGGGGTCTTGTCTCTGCTGCAAAAGATGTAACACATGCTGCTGCAAGATATCTTCCTGCTTGATATCCATCCGGGGTTTCTTCTGCACATGGGATAAGTTATTTGGATCCTGAATGAAAGTTCCAACTCGTGCACCCATGGGAAGTGAAGCTGGGCCAGTTTGTGATGTAGGTAATGATGTAGCACTTGAAGCCCCCTGCGGCTGCTGCACATGTTGCGCATTCTGGTCTTGATGAGAATTTTGCTGCACTACAGAAGACCCATCCATAACTGATGAGCCTGAAATACTGATATTATTGGAAGAGAATGACATAGGTGATGCTGGCAAACGTAAGTAAGACTCCGTATTGATACTTGCACTTCTTTGTAAATGGGGACCTCCCGAAAGTGCAGAGTTTGCATCTGTGACCAAGGAACTTGCCCCAACACTTGGTCCCGAGTTTCCCACACTGTTCAATGCAGCATTGTTCATATCACCCGAAACCGGACCCAAATTTGAACGTCCAGTTCCCGGAATTGAATTAGAAGAGTTCCCAAAAGATGAGCTCAGGTGAGAGTTAACTACAGCCTGGGACTGCCCGTCTCCCTGGAAGAATATTCCGGAACTTGAGGAAGATTGGGTTAACCCTCCAGCCACCCGAGAAGGTGCCATGGGGGGCACCGCCCCTTGGTGGCTGGAGTCTAAGTAGCTCTCCAGAGCCAGACCTAACTAGGGTTTTATAtgtacaaaaacaaatatactCAACCCACTTAATATGATCCAGAAACAAAACCCATATcaaaaaaatccccaaaaaaTCTCCACAAATACAGCATGGGAAGTTAAATAACAGTATATTCCCACTTCACCAACCAAAGATAAACACAATTTTGATCACTTGTGTCTCAAAtcactattatttttttcttttttgacaaaacCTACAAGCTCTAGTGCGTCCCAAACTGCACGCAAAGTTTTACTCTGTTTGAGCTTTCAACAATTTGTCATGGGGatctaaaataaacaaaccaaacaacaacattagctttagaagaagaagaagaaaaagaaaaaaaccctaGCTTTAAATAGAAACCCAACACAAAAGCTTATAAACTGCTTTACCCAGTTTAATTACAGACCTAAATAACATCAAATCACTCTCATTCTCGCCCttgccaaccaaaaaaaaaaaccctaatctttAACTTAGCTACCAAAAACAGTGTCTTTAACCTATACCATCCAAAAAACTTTCACACATTTAACACAATCAAATTTCACAACCTtaaaattaaactcaaaattaaactaTTGATCAAATTTAGCCcaaattttctcattttgaaCTCTCGTAAACTGCGATCCAACACACCTAAACCTCTCAAATCGAATAAGAAATTacacaaaattttgacactaaaaactcactaaaaaaaaaaaaaacaaatactgAACTTAATCAAACACCCATTAGCAAGTTAAACTAGAAGATCAagaccaaaaatgaaaaaagcatttacaaaaagaaataaataaataaagctttTTATAGTTTCAGAGATCGAGCAGAACAAAatgaacttgaaaaaaaaaaaatttaattaaatcaaattattcGTAGAATTCAGATAATTAAAATGAAGAGGAGGTAGTACTGACCTTCAGAAACGCGAGCTGAGAGCTGAAAAGGCGAAACGTTTCgctttattttttgggttttttttttttcaaagcttAAAATTAAGAAACGGTGAAATCGCtaaagacagagagagagagagagaaaataagaactCGAGGGGGCTGTTTATATACCTAGCGGGAATCGCAGGAGCTATAGGTTACCGGCTGCACTGGTATCTTGCCCTATGTCACCGGCTATTCCCGGTTTACCGGGGACACGTGTCGTTAGTTCGATAGGAAAACGTAGTCGGTGTTTGATCTCGCGGTCGCGAGCGAGTTCGCATGTTACGTGGCGCGATCTCATTGGTCGACTTTTGTTTTACTATCGTTAGATCAAGGTGACTCTACGTGAGTCTGGTcctttttttgagatattatAAGCTACACCGCTAAAGCAAAACCCCCACGTCACCTGACAAGggtaattttggtattttacgTTTAAGTTAGGGGTAGCGTAAGACATAAGGGACAACACATGACGTGGCAAACTTTGATTGGCCAGCTAGGAAAGTGTACTTTTTGTTCTTGATTAACGGGTGTAGGGTTCCAGAGCTCTGGGTTCAAATGGATAGAGGCAGACCGTCAGATTGCCACGTGTGAAATCCAACGTGCAATAGAAACAAGGCCTCGTGTGGGCTTCTGCCAATGCATAACAGTCAAACACTTTTGCATTTACACCTaatcttttcttcaatttggattttgtaactaaatatataatattttaatggaaaTGGGAATTAAATATATAGGAATCATATGTTGCCtagttttttttatcactttatcTACCTAACCAAAATAATTACCAGTTCTGTACAAAATTGGATAGGGGCACATGTTCTTTCCTTTGAGTTATGtaaatctaaaataaagaagaagtcaatttttttataaataaagaagaggaagaagtcaaatttatcaatttaaaaataagggtgttaaggtttttatttttatttttatgaagatATGGTAATAGTTTAATTGTTAGGATGGGTCTCTGCTATTATTGGTTACTTAAAATTACTAAATAATTAATATGAGTTTACCCATTTAGTGAGAATATAATTAGTTAATTACTTGGGGCAAATATGAGTACCTAACattttcgtgtgtgttctaataagtattactgtttactcaaaaaaaaaacatttcaatttgagattatATTCTGTAATGATATGGTGTAAAACCTATGTTTTACCCCTCCAATCCTAACATGCTACATCATcttattacatatttaaaaataagcacaatcacactcaatcaattctaatacctatatataaatccaaccaatTTAGGAGTTTATTAAGATGTTATTAAGTTAGGTGTGGTAAGaagtattgaattttaaataaaatgttaatgtgGTAATCTCTTATTGAAATGTGttaaatataagttttataCCTCAACCTTACCAATTTCGGactctttcaattttttattattatttgatgcCACGTAAAATGAAAGTAAGTGAAAAATGTTTTATGTGATCAActaaaaataatctaaataaaatgaataaatttttttttttttaatgcaacaTATACTCAACAAATCATCTTAAATAAATTTCTCATCAACTATTTGACtcttttctaaaattatattttattcctcaactcaatttttttatgtatgttctgaatttgggacctatttttCGTTTAATATCGCAAAtactcaaaatataaaataattttccaattgGGTATGATTTCATGaatcaaagttttttatttatattatttggaATTATAAAAACTATTATTGATGTCCCATATGagttaaataacaaaaaactgTCTACAAATAGTTGCaaccaaacacaagaaaatggcttagtttttttgttttctttttttaagaaatataatattttggtaACATTACGTTGAAAAACAAGTATAATTTATAGTcttaaagatatatttttaaaaaaaaaaaaaaacacaatcgaTTATGATATATTAGAGTAATTGATatgggttccagttagttcaattggtaaagtttccAATAGTTGAGTAAGAAATTTGGAATTAAATCCTTGGCTACACCAAAAgccgattggtgtcttggtctgataataaaaagcgCTCATCAAAAGCAGACGTCATatattgaaactctctaaaaataaaagtcattcaCTATGTAAACGATGTTGGTTTCTCAAAACATAATTAACTAATAGCATGGTAgtttatgatttgatttatCTACCTCCCATTATGGATTTTAGAGATGCAAAGGGTACCAAATTGTTACTTCTTGGTTAAAGTCTATTAAAATTCATATACCATGATGAATTTTATTGGGCTCAAGTAACCAAACACTAaacaaattctaatttaaaaactCTTGGCTTTTCCACTTTAACATTTTAAGTTCAAAGTCTTAAGGAGTATTAAAATATTACATGTAAGTTGATAGGATCTaagtaattaaatttcaaacagaatatgtttatatatatatatatatatatataagagatttggggttcaatcaccgcctacaccaaaaactgattggtgttttggtctgataataaaaagttattatcagGAGtagacgtcataggttgaaactacctctcaaaaaaactattaatgaactataaaattataataaataaaaattcacatatactcaataaaaattaccacatgttctatcttattaaaaattattaaaaaaatgatcataagtagtattaaatttaggtaaaaattttaatatgtaacTAATTGagtttactttttaaaaaaataatttgactaattatttatatttttataataaaaattttacttaattttaaatacatctATGCATTTGCATGGGTTACATGctagtaaatataaaatatgtataaaaataaattataaataagaccaacataaataaataaaattatatattataaataatttgagtgtacatatatacacacacactcaaGAAGAGATGAGACTAGGGTAGGACAAGTCAAACACGTCAAGACACATCTCTTGACGGTGAGAAAAAACTGTTGTCCATACTTCCTCCTCTCCCCCTCCCCCTAccctattaaaaaaagaatatatatatcttattgaTTATCACAgataattataatttagaaaaatgttacatccataacattttcacagcatttttacaacaaatcataggtagtaagttgttattagttctaatttaaattcacCACTTAAATTACTTGTTTACCCACCTATAACAActatttgttatgaaaatgttgtgaacatcaGATATCTTTATAATTTAATCTAAGATTTAGATACAATTTCTTACGTGTAATTGACAAAAGTTTTccatttaaattctttttttgaaataaaggatagaaatattattgataaaagCAAAGCAATAATACAGTAAGTATGAACCTGATGCAAAAGACCATGCATTAAGGGAGAAACTAAACTCCTCTAAAAACAACTACCCTACACAAGCATTGTGCAGAGAAAAGAAACTAGCAATATTGCAGACAAATTAAGAGTTTCATTGTGCAGCAACCAGCCTTTGGTATTCTTCCAGGTAGCCAATAGCGCCATCTAGAATGGTCTTTAGATGAAGTTTAATCTGCccaaaataaaacttgtttcAGGCATTCCAAATCGCCCACGACACTACCACCCATTTCTCCACCTCCAGTTGAGATAAACGGCTATCCAACATTCGAAACAACCTGAAAAAGTCCTGAGCAATATTGAAGCATTTCTGGATCCTCCCACGACACAAAGCCTAGACATTCCTAGCTAGAGGGCATTCCCATAATAGGCAACCAACTAACTCAACCTATTGGCAACACAGCTCATACGTGGGCTCTATCCTCACCCTACAAACGCTATAGTAGTGTTATTAGTAATCAGGcggttagagcatccacagcagatgtggtataaaaaatgtcattttgccACCCCAAAaccctactttattattttacaacatctcatttatcaaatgttttatcattcaattctatacattaaaataatatttactacatattaaaataatatatt
This genomic interval carries:
- the LOC142618349 gene encoding putative transcriptional regulator SLK2 isoform X2, producing the protein MNNAALNSVGNSGPSVGASSLVTDANSALSGGPHLQRSASINTESYLRLPASPMSFSSNNISISGSSVMDGSSVVQQNSHQDQNAQHVQQPQGASSATSLPTSQTGPASLPMGARVGTFIQDPNNLSHVQKKPRMDIKQEDILQQHVLHLLQQRQDPMQFQGRNPQIQVLLQQQQRLRQQQQILQSMPQLQRAHLQQQQQQQQQQQQQQQQQQQQQQQQQMQLRQQLQQQAMTPVSTMKRPESGVCARRLMQYLYHQRQRPHDNTIVYWRKFVAEYYSPRAKKRWCLSLYDNVGHHALGVFPQAAMDAWQCDICGSKSGRGFEATFEVLPRLNEIKFGSGVIDELLFLDLPRECRFPSGVMMLEYGKAVQESVYEQLRVVREGQLRIIFSQDLKILSWEFCARRHEELLPRRLVAPQVNQFVQVAQKCQSTIAESGSDGVSQQDLQTNSNMVLTAGRQLAKSLELQSLNDLGFSKRYVRCLQISEVVNSMKDLITFCRDQDIGPIEGLKNYPRHSSTAKLQMQKMQEMEQLANVPGLPTDRNSINKLMAMHPGLNNQISNNHNMAGRGALNGPAQAALALTSYQNMLMRQNSMNSNPNSLQQEASSSFNNSNQSPSSNFQGAAALIPGSMQNLPTSGYSSPHLPPQQPQQLQQRSLSANNLLQQNHPQSSQGNQALQQQQMIQQLLQMSNNSGGGMQQQSLSGQNANGSVARNGAGFGGNNTAAVAASPANASGSNGPGPAPSRSNSFKAASNSDTAAGGNNGFNQRSPDLPQNLQLQDDIVVPDIAHDFTENGFLNSDFDDNMGYGWKA
- the LOC142618349 gene encoding putative transcriptional regulator SLK2 isoform X1 produces the protein MAPSRVAGGLTQSSSSSGIFFQGDGQSQAVVNSHLSSSFGNSSNSIPGTGRSNLGPVSGDMNNAALNSVGNSGPSVGASSLVTDANSALSGGPHLQRSASINTESYLRLPASPMSFSSNNISISGSSVMDGSSVVQQNSHQDQNAQHVQQPQGASSATSLPTSQTGPASLPMGARVGTFIQDPNNLSHVQKKPRMDIKQEDILQQHVLHLLQQRQDPMQFQGRNPQIQVLLQQQQRLRQQQQILQSMPQLQRAHLQQQQQQQQQQQQQQQQQQQQQQQQQMQLRQQLQQQAMTPVSTMKRPESGVCARRLMQYLYHQRQRPHDNTIVYWRKFVAEYYSPRAKKRWCLSLYDNVGHHALGVFPQAAMDAWQCDICGSKSGRGFEATFEVLPRLNEIKFGSGVIDELLFLDLPRECRFPSGVMMLEYGKAVQESVYEQLRVVREGQLRIIFSQDLKILSWEFCARRHEELLPRRLVAPQVNQFVQVAQKCQSTIAESGSDGVSQQDLQTNSNMVLTAGRQLAKSLELQSLNDLGFSKRYVRCLQISEVVNSMKDLITFCRDQDIGPIEGLKNYPRHSSTAKLQMQKMQEMEQLANVPGLPTDRNSINKLMAMHPGLNNQISNNHNMAGRGALNGPAQAALALTSYQNMLMRQNSMNSNPNSLQQEASSSFNNSNQSPSSNFQGAAALIPGSMQNLPTSGYSSPHLPPQQPQQLQQRSLSANNLLQQNHPQSSQGNQALQQQQMIQQLLQMSNNSGGGMQQQSLSGQNANGSVARNGAGFGGNNTAAVAASPANASGSNGPGPAPSRSNSFKAASNSDTAAGGNNGFNQRSPDLPQNLQLQDDIVVPDIAHDFTENGFLNSDFDDNMGYGWKA